The following coding sequences lie in one Phoenix dactylifera cultivar Barhee BC4 unplaced genomic scaffold, palm_55x_up_171113_PBpolish2nd_filt_p 000665F, whole genome shotgun sequence genomic window:
- the LOC103718069 gene encoding cysteine proteinase inhibitor 1-like — MRALPLLLLLLLLPLLLVTIHAPPRALAASEATSKPLLGVWKPLNTDDPHVQEIAEFAVSEHDELANDKLALSKVVKALKGKTAFLPGIAYRLVVEAKDKISIAKYEAVVWEKTQEGPMKLVFFAPINLPEGPVVQQSAA, encoded by the coding sequence ATGAgagctcttcctctcctcctcctcctcctcctcctccctcttcttctcgtCACCATCCATGCACCTCCTCGAGCCCTTGCAGCAAGTGAAGCCACAAGCAAGCCTCTTCTCGGGGTCTGGAAGCCACTCAACACGGATGACCCACACGTCCAGGAGATTGCGGAGTTCGCAGTGTCGGAGCACGACGAGCTCGCTAACGACAAGCTCGCGTTAAGCAAGGTGGTGAAGGCACTGAAGGGTAAGACCGCGTTTTTGCCCGGAATTGCCTATCGGTTGGTGGTAGAGGCCAAGGACAAGATATCCATCGCAAAGTACGAGGCCGTAGTTTGGGAGAAGACCCAGGAGGGTCCCATGAAGCTCGTATTCTTCGCACCGATTAACCTACCTGAAGGTCCGGTCGTCCAGCAGTCAGCAGCATAG
- the LOC120103829 gene encoding ATP-dependent Clp protease proteolytic subunit-like yields the protein MWRCRPFLPRAFSPFSASSSAAALRPSRSYGLIPMVIEHTSRGERAYDIFSRLLKERIVCINGAVSDDTASVVVAQLLFLESENPSKPVHIYINSPGGAVTAGLAIYDTIQYIRSPVTTLCIGQAASMGSLLLAAGAPGERRALPNARVMIHQPSGGASGQATDIAIHAKEILKVRERLNAIYAKHTGQPIQRIEQSMERDMFMSPEEAKEFGLVDEVIEHRPLSLVTDAVSSDTGSGGETGSGGNTGGGGSGGSKGKDEGSG from the coding sequence ATGTGGCGGTGCCGGCCGTTCCTCCCGCGGGCCTTCTCGCCcttctccgcctcctcctccgcggCCGCCCTCCGCCCCTCCCGCTCCTACGGTTTGATCCCGATGGTGATCGAGCACACCTCCCGCGGCGAGCGAGCGTACGACATCTTCTCCCGTCTCCTCAAGGAGCGCATCGTGTGCATCAACGGCGCCGTCTCCGATGACACCGCCTCCGTGGTCGTTGCGCAGCTCCTCTTCCTCGAGTCTGAGAACCCCTCGAAGCCGGTCCATATCTACATCAATTCACCAGGCGGCGCCGTCACTGCCGGCCTCGCCATCTATGACACGATCCAGTACATCCGATCCCCCGTCACCACCCTCTGCATCGGCCAGGCCGCCTCCATGGGCTCCCTCCTACTGGCCGCCGGCGCCCCCGGCGAGCGCCGCGCCCTCCCAAACGCCCGCGTCATGATCCACCAGCCCTCCGGCGGCGCCTCCGGCCAAGCCACCGACATCGCCATCCACGCCAAGGAGATCCTCAAGGTCCGTGAACGCCTAAACGCCATCTACGCCAAGCACACCGGCCAACCCATCCAGCGCATTGAGCAGTCCATGGAGCGGGACATGTTCATGTCCCCTGAGGAGGCCAAGGAGTTCGGCCTTGTCGACGAGGTTATCGAGCACCGCCCCCTCTCTTTGGTCACCGATGCAGTCAGCAGTGACACCGGAAGCGGTGGCGAAACTGGAAGCGGTGGCAACACCGGCGGTGGAGGCAGCGGCGGGAGTAAAGGCAAGGATGAGGGTTCAGGATGA